The Streptomyces sp. RKND-216 genomic sequence CGCGCAGGACGCGTGGGCTGAGTTCGTCGGCCAGCACCCGCTGTCCGCGTACAACCTGGCCTGGTACGGCGGGATGCACCCCGTCTCGTACAGCGTGATCTCGCCGTACCTGATGGCCGTGGTCGGCGTGCGGCCCACGCTGATCGCCTCCGGTGTGCTGTCCGGCGGCCTGCTGGCGTGGCTGCTGATGCGGTCACGCGCGGTGCGCCATCCTCTGGTCCCGGCGCTGTGGGGGGCCTTCGCGTTCGCCTGCAACGCGGCGTCGGGCCGCGTGACGTACGCGCTGGGCACGTTTTTCGCGCTCGGCGCGGTGGCCGTGGTGTGGGCCTGGCCGGTGCGGTGGCGGGACCGGCGTGCGCTGCGCGGCGGGCTGGCGCTGGTGCTGTCGGCGCTGGCGACGGGAGGCAGCCCGGTCGCGGGCCTCTTCCTCGAAGTGGTCGCCGGCGCGCTGATTCTGCGCGGACGTTGGCGTCCCGCGCTCGCCCTCGGCCTTCCGCTGCCGCTGGTGGTGGGCGTCAGCGCCCTGCTGTTCCCGTTCACGGGCGTGCAGCCCATGCCGTGGGTGTCGGTGGCCTTCCCGCTGGTCACGACGGCGGCCGTACGGCTGCTGGCGCCGCGCGAGTGGCGCACGGTGCGGCGCGGCGCGGAGATCTACCTCGTCGGCATCCTGCTCACCTGGGCGATTCCGTCCCAGGTCGGCTCCAACGTGGAACGGCTCGCGCAGATCTTCGGGGGCGTGGTGCTGCTGGCGCTGCTGCCCCGGTTCCGCACCGGACGGTCGGCGGTGCGCGGGCGCCGGTTCACCGCGCTGGTGTGCGCGTTCGTGGTGACCGCCGGTTTCCAGATCGGCAAGCCCGTCTGGGACGTCGTGCACACCCGTCCGGAGGCCGCCTGGGCGCACAGCCTCGCGCCGCTGCTGCACCAGCTCCAGCAGGTCGACGCGGACCGGGGCCGCGTGGAGGTGGTGCCGGTGCGCAGCCACCGGGAAGCTTCTGCGCTCGCCCCCTACGTGAACCTGGCGCGCGGCTGGAACCGGCAGGCCGACGCGGAACGGAACCCGCTCTTCTACGAGGAGGGCGCGTTCTCGGCGGACGGTTACCACGACTGGCTGCGGCGCTGGGCCGTCCGCTACGTGGTGCTGCCGCTCTCCGACACCCCGGACGTGGCGGCGCGCGAGGAGGCGCGGCTGGTCCGCTCCGACCCGGCCTTCCTCGAGCCGGTCTGGCAGGACGAGAACTGGCAGCTCTACCGCGTCACCGACCCGCTGCCGCTCGCCTCGGCGCCGGCGACGTCCGCGGAGGCGGGCGCGGGCGAGGTCACGCTGACGGTGCGCGAGCCGGGCGCCGTGCTCGTCCGCGTCCCCTGGTCGCCCTGGCTCGGGCTGGTCAACCGGGACGGCGACCGCATCGCGCCGCCGGGCGGCTTCGGCCGCAACGTCAACGGCTGCCTGCGCCCGGCGAATCCGCGGCCCGTGCAGTCGCCCCCGGAGGCGGCGCCCGGCGCGCACGCGCCGGGGCCGGGGTCCGTGCCCGACCGGAACGCCCCCGGGAATGCGCCGGCCCCGGAGGACGGCGACGCCCTCGGCGTCCTCGCCTCCGGCGAGTACGACGAGCGGCGCACCGACCACTGGACGGTGCTGGAGGCGCCGCGGGCCGGCACGTACCGGATCGCCGCGCCGTACCGCCTGCCACGCGGCACGCCCTGTCCCGCGTCGTCCGCCGACGCCCCGCGCGACAGACCCTAGCCCTCGCCAGCGCCCCCTCCCGGGCTCGGCCCGCACGTCGCTGCGGACGGCGCGGTTCAGGGACGCAGCGCGGCGAGGACGGTGTCGATGGTGTCCGCGTCGTCCGGGCGCTTGTCCTCGCGGTAGCGCACCACGCGTGCGAACCGCAGCGTGACGCCCGCCGGGTAGCGCGAGGAGCGCTGCACCCCGTCGTAGGCGATCTCCACCACCAGCTCGGGCCGTACCAGGACCCCCCACGGCTCCTCGCTGACGGTCAGCTCCCGCAGGCGCGTGGTCTGCCACGCCAGCAGCGCGTCGGTGAGGCCCTTGAAGGTCTTGCCCAGCATGGTGAAGGTGCCGTCGGCGCGCCGGGCGCCGAGGTGGAGGTTGGAGAGCCTGCCGGTGCGCCGCCCGTGACCCCACTCGGCGCCGAGGACGACCAGGTCCAGCGTGTGCACGGGTTTCACCTTCAGCCAGGAGGCGCCGCGCCGGCCGGCGCTGTACGCCGAGTCCAGCGCTTTGAGGACGACGCCCTCCTGCCCGCGTGCCAGCGCCTCCTCCGCGAACGCCCGGGCGTGCGCCTGCCCGGACTCCCCGGCGTCCTCGACCGCCGTCCGGCGCACCCGCAGTGCCTCGGGGACGACGCGCGCCAGCTCGGCGTGCCGTTCGCGGACGGGCAGGTCCAGCAGCGAACGGTCGTCGAGGGAGAGCAGGTCGAAGAAGGCGACGGAGACGGGGAGGGAAGCCTGCGCCCCGGCGACGTCGAGCCGTGACCCGACGCGCCCGGAGGTCTCCTGGAAGGGCCGGGGGCGGCCGTCGGCGTCGCGCGCGACGACCTCGCCGTCCAGCACGGCGCGGGTGACTGGCAAGTCCGCGGCGGCGGCGACGACCTCGGGGAGCCGGTCGGTGATCTCGTCGAGCGTCCGCGTCCAGACCCGCACGACGGGACCCTGCCGGCCTTCGGGGCGCACGCGCACCGGGTGGGCGGGTTCGCGGGGGTCCTCGCCCTCGTGATCGATGTGGACCTGGACCCGGATGCCGTCGAGTTTCTCCTCGACGGCGCTGGGGCCGAGCCGGTCGAGCGCCTCGTCCACGTCCTTGGCGCTCTGCGCCAGCATGGGCTGGACGGGGCGGCCGACCTCCAGCCGGAAGTCGGCCAGCGCGGCCGGGCCGCCTTCCAGCAGGGCCCGGGCCACGGAGCCGAGCGACCCGCCGAGCATCACCGCGCGGCGCACCTCGGCCGCGTCGGCGCCGACAGCGACGGCGAGTGCCTCGACGGCGAAGGCGTCCAGCGCGCCCTGCCGCAGTTCTCCGCCGATGAGGCGGACCAGGAAGTCCTGCTCCGCAGCGGTGGCGCGGCCCAGCAGTTCGCCGAGGAGCCGGCGGCGTTCGTGCTGGGAGCCCTTGCCGGAGACCAGGGCGATGCGGTCCAGCGCGCGGTTGACCTCGCCCAGGGTGAGGGTCGGGGTCTTGGCGGGGGCGGGGCGGTCGACGAGGGTGCGCCAGCCGATGCCCGTGCGGCGCTGGGGGAGGCGTCCGGCGAGGTAGGTGATGGTGACCGGGGCCTCGGCGGGGTCGGCGGTGCGGAACAGCTCGGCGAGCAGTGCGACCTTCTCCGTCCGGGCGGAGGTGGCCGCGACGGCGAGCGAGGTACGGGCGATGTCGGCCAGGAGCATGCGGTCATCCTCGCCCAGCCCTCACCCCGAGGCGCGGTACGGCGCGCGGTCCTGCGCGCGCCCGGCGGCCGGCAGGCGACGGCGCCCGGGCCTCGCACGGGGCGGACCGTGCTCCGCGCACGCCGTGCGGCGGCCCTGACGCGGCCGGAGGGGCGCCGTACGGGGTGCGGAGGGGGCGCGTCGCACAGGCGTGTGCGTCGGTCAAGAGGGCCCGTGGGTTGTGCACTTGACGTGGCGTCAACACCCCGCCGCGTGCAAAGCTGAGGAGCGCGACCGTCCGACTACGGACAGCGTGCGGTCACCCGTGCGCGCGCAAGCCTGTCTGAAGGGTGTGAGGTCTGACATGCGGCAGGAGAACCGCACGGTCTTGTCCGAGGTGGACGTCAACGTGCCGAGTGTGGCGCGGATGTACGACTACTACCTCGGCGGCAAGGACAACTACGCGGTGGATCGTGCCGCCGTGGCCGAGCTGGACAAGGTGGTGCCCAGCACCAGACCGCTCGCGATCAACAACCGCCGCTTCCTCCAGCGCGTGGTGCGCGTGCTCGCCGAGGACTACGGCGTCCGCCAGTTCCTGGACCACGGCTCAGGTCTGCCCACGCAGGACAACGTGCACCAGGTCGCGCAGGGCATCGACCCGAAGTCGCACGTGGTCTACGTGGACGACGACCCGATCGTGCTCGCGCACGGGCGGGCGCTGCTCCAGGAGGACGACCGCACGGTCGTCATCCAGGCGGACATGCGCCGCACCGACCAGATCTTCGCGCACGAGGAGGTCAAGCGGCTGATCGACCTCTCCCAGCCGGTCGCCGCGCTCTTCGTCTCGGTGATGCACTGCATCCCCGACCCGGGGCCGGAGGAGCTGGTGAAGCAGATCACCGAAAGGCTGCCGTCGGGCAGCTTCGTGGTGATCAACCAGCTGGTCAGCGAGAACAAGGAGACCCGCGACTTCGTCACGAACTTCATGGACGAGACCACCCAGGGCCACTGGGGGCGGGTGCGCGAGCCGCACGAGGTCGAGCGGTACTTCGACGGCCTGCAGGTCCTCGAGCCCGGGCTGGGCCGGATCAACCACTGGCGGCAGGACTCGGAGCTGGTCCTCCAGGAGCCGGACACCGGCGACTGGTACGAGTTCGGCGGCGTCGCGCGCATCCCGTGAGCGGGGCCTGAGGGCACGCGCCGCAGACGCCGGTGGCCGGCCCCCCATGGGGGGGCCGGCCACCGGCGTCTCTCGTCAGAACTCCTCGCGCAGCTCTCTGAGGAACGCGGTGCTCCTGGTCGGCGTCTCCGCCGTCGCGCAGAGCCGGTCCATGACCACCATGTAGTTCTCCACCTCGTCCTGCTTGTCCAGGTAGAGGGCCGTGGTGAGCTGTTCCAGGTAGACCACGTCGGGCAGGTCGGGCTCGAGGAAGCGGAGTATGGTCACCGGCCCGCCCGCCGCGGAGAGCCCGCCGATGCTGAACGGCGCGATCTGCAGCGTGATGTTGCGCCGTGACCCCATCTTCAGCAGGTGCTCGATCTGGTCCCGCATCACCTCGGGCTCGCTGCCCAGCGGGCGCCGCAGCGCCGCCTCGTCGACGACCGCCCACAGCTTCGGGCCGAACTCGCTCTCCAGGGCGTTCTGACGCTCCATGCGCAGCCGCACGCGCCGCTCGATGTCGGCCTCGCTCGCGCGGGGGTGGCCGAGCCGGGTGACGGCGCGGGCGTACTCGGGCGTCTGCAGCAGGCCCGGCACGAACTGCACCTCGTAGGTGCGGATGACGGACGCGGCCTCCTCCAGGCCGATCAGCTGCTCGAACCAGGAGGGCAGCACGTCGCTGTACTTGTTCCACCAGCCGGGGACGCTGGCCTGGCGGGCGAGGGCGAGGAAGTTCTCGACCTCCTCGGCGTCGTGCACGCCGTACAGCGCCAGCAGGTCGGCGACGTCCCGGTCCTTGTAGCCGGTGCGGCCCAGCTCGAGCCGGCTGATCTTCGCGTGTGAGCCGCGGATCGCGTCGCCGGCCGCTTCCCGGCTGATGCCCGCGGTCTCGCGCAGCCGGCGCAGCTGCGTGCCGAGCACGATGCGCAGGATGGTCGGCCCGCCCCGCGGGTGGTCGAGGATGCGCCTGACCGACGAACGGCTCTCCGGTTCCGGCTGTGCTGCCATCTCCTAGCCCCTGCTCCCGTGAGTAGTCGTCAGGATGCCCAGTGTCCCACTGTCAAGGCCCGGCGTACAGCCGAACACTGGCCAGGCGCATGTGACCGACGGCACGCGCCCGCGCTCGGTGTGGTGGGCGCGGGCGCGAAGTGGTGTCGTTCGGCGACTGCTCCGCTGGTCGGGCGGAAGGCCGGTCTCGGACGGCCGGTCGCCGGAGTGGGGTGTGTGGGGGCGACGGGTGTGGGGGTGGTGGTCGGTGTGGTCCGCAGGCGGCGGTCAGGCGCCGGCGTCGAGCAGGTCGTCGAAGTCGCCGTCCTTGGCGCCCTGGATGAAGGCGGTGATCTCGGCCGGCGTGTAGAGGAGGGCCGGGCCCGTGGGGAAACGGGAGTTGCGTACGGCCACTCCGCCGTCGGCGAGTTCGGCGAGCTCGACGCAGTTGCCGCTGGGGTTGCTGCGGCGGCTCTTGCGCCAGGTGACGTGACGGAGTCGGGGGTCCTGCATCGCGTGGTCGATGTGCATGGGCATCACCATGCCATCAGGCGAGTGTTCTTGCACCTGTTCTTACAGATGTCCTTGCGGGTGTTCTTGCATCTGTCCTTACGACCGTTCTTGCAGATGTGCTTGCAGCTCCGTCTCCGGAGGCGGATGATGGAGGCGACCTGTCCGAACCTGTGTCAGCTCGTTTCCAGGTACCGATGACGGCAGTGGAGTTCGTGATGACGCCACCCCCTCTCTGCACCGAGACCGACGCACCGCACTGCGAGTGGGACGACCCGCTCACGCGGCTGCTCCTGCTGCTGGAGATCGCCGACGAGCCGTCCTGGCTGCGGGACGTGGCCGCGGCCCGCGCCGACCGGGCGGAGACTCCGCGGAGCCCTGCAAGCGGTCACTGACAGGGGTCCCGACCGGTCAATCCCGGAAAGCTTTGTGCAGGGTGGCGCAACACTGCGAAGCTTGGGCGGTCGGCCGCCCACAAGGCGGCGTTCGTCGATCCGCCGGAGTCACCCTTGGCCGAGCCCTCCCGCACCCACCCCGGTCGGTTGTTGTCGTGGTTGCCGTATGCCGCGATGGCCGCCGTGGCCGTCATCGACCTCACGGCCGGGCCGGGAGTCGGCTTCCTGCCGCTGATCGCGCTCGGCCCCGCGTTCGCCGGTCTCGCCGGCAGCATGCGGCGCACGGGTGCCATCAGCGTGCTCGCGATGGGACTGTGCCTCACACTCGGCCTGTACAACGGGCAGTTCGGGGACCGGCGCGGCTCGACGGCACTGCTCGGCGTCGCCGGGGTCTCGGCGGCCGGTCTGCTCGCCACGGCGGGACGGAAGCGCCGTGAGGCGGAACTGGCCAGCGTCCGCAGCATCGCCGAGGTGGCGCAGCGGGTGCTGCTGCGGCCGGTGCCGCTCAGCGTCGGCCCGCTGCGCATCGCCGTCTCCTACACCTCGGCGGTCGCCGAGGCCCGCATCGGCGGTGACCTGTACGAGGTGGTGACTTCGCCGCGCGGGGTGCGCGTGATCGTCGGGGACGTGCAGGGGAAGGGGCTGGAGGCGGTGGAGACCGCGGCCGTGGTGCTCGGCGCCTTCCGGGAGGCCGCCTACGACGAGGTGGATCTGGTGACCGTCGGCGCCCGCCTGGAGCGTGCCCTGGGGCGACACCTGTCCGACGAGAAATTCGTGACCGCCGTGCTTGCCGAACTCTCCGACGACACAGCCACGTTGCTCGACTTCGGGCACCCGCCGCCGCTGCTCGTGCGGCACGACGGGGGCGTCGAGTACGTCGAGGTGCCCGACCCGGCGCCGCCGCTCGGGCTAGGTTCGCTGGCGAAGGAGGAGCCGCTGCCGTACGCCCAGCCCTTCGCCCCGGGCGACCAGTTGCTCTTCTACACCGACGGCGTCACCGAGGCGCGAGATCCGGACAACCGCTTCTACCCGCTCGCGGAACGCGCCGGACTACTCAAGGACCCCAACCCGCAGACCGCGCTGGACGCGATACGTGAGGACCTGGTGGCGCACGTGGAGCGCCCGTTGCGGGACGACGCGGCGATGTTGCTGCTCCGCCACCGCACGCGGGGAGATGTGTGCTCCCCGCGTGCGTGACGTGGGGGACGGGGGAGGGCCCGGTGATCGTTCCGGGCAGGCGATACCGAAGCGATACGTGCTGTGATCTGGACGTCACGGTGCGGGTGGGGGAGACTCCCTGCCGCGTCGAACGTTCACATCCGCCGTCCGGCATGTGAACGGCCGAAACCGAGCGAGGGCGGTGCGGGCAGTGCAGCGACGACGGAAGATCGGCCTGGTCGCGGCCGGGCTGGCGACCAGCCTGCTGGCGACGCTCACCGGCTGCGGTGGCGAGAACCCACTCGGCGGTGAGGTCAGCCTCAAGCTGATGGCGGTCGAGCACGGGGACCGTTCCGGCAACAGCTCCCAGCGGTTCTGGGACAAGCTGATCGGCGAATTCCGGTTCGAGCACCCCGACATCGACGTGGACGTCGACCTCTACGAGCGCGACGCCATCGACGCCGAGGTGCGCGAGAGGGTGGCCGAGGACCGGATCCCCGACCTCGCCCAGACCAGCGCCTCGTTCGCCGGCTACGCCCGCCGCGACCTGCTCTACAGCGCCCGCGAGGTGCTCTCCACCCACACCCAGGCGTCCATCACGGCGTCCCTGGTCCAGGCGGGCACGGTCGGCCACGTCCAGTACGGGTTCCCGTTCTCCGCGAGCACCCGCGCGCTCTTCTACAACAAGGACCTCTTCGAGCAGGCCGGCGTCGAGGAGCCGCCCCGTACCTGGGAGGAGCTGCTGCGGACGGCCCGTTCCCTGAAGGCGGTCGGGGTGAAGACGCCGTACGGTCTCCCGCTGGGCGAGGAGGAGGCGCAGGCCGAGACGCTCAACTGGATGCTCGGGAACGGCGGCGGTTATCTCAGCGACGCCGGTTCGTACGACATCGACTCCCCGCAGAACGTCGCCACCTTCGAGTTCCTCCGCGACGAACTGGTCGGCCCGGGGCTGACCAACGAGAACCCCGCCACCACCGACCGCCAGGAGGTGTACGCGGCGTTCCTTGAGGGCGAGGTGGCGATGCTCAACGGCCATCCCGGGCTCATGCAGCTCGCGTTGGAGAGCGGTGTCCGCTTCGGCACCTCCCCGCTGCCCGGCCGCACCGCTCCCGCGCGGACCACCACCGGTGTCGCCGACTGGACGATGGCGTTCAAGGAGAACGGTCACGCGGAGGAGATCCGCACCTTCCTCGACTTCGTCTACCAGGAGCGGTACGTGGTCGAGTACGCCGGCACCCACAACATGCTGCCGGTGACCACCGAGGCCGCGTACACGATGCGGGAGGACGCGGCGCACAAGCCGCTCTGGCCCTTCATCGAGTCGCTGGACGTCGCCCGCTTCTACCCGCTCGGCAAGTCGTCCTGGGGAGAGGCTTCGCGGCGGCTGAGCGCCACCATCGGCAGCGCGGTCCTGGGTGGCGGTGCGCCGCGCACGGTACTGGGGCGGGTGCAGAGCGATGCCGTCGCCGGGGAGGAGAAGGTGGCGGCGGAAGCCGAGGCGGTGCCCTGACGCCCGGCGCTGCGGACAGGTGAAGACCCCGGACTCCGCGAGGAATCCGGGGTCTTCGAGGTGTCGGGGTCCGGGGCGGACGGGTCGGGTTACGCGGCGCGCGTCACCGAGCCCTGCGTGGCACTCATCCAGGCCCGCCGGAGGCGGGCGAGTTCCGCGAGGTCGGCCGGCGTCCACACCCGACGGCCCGCGACGAACTCGCGGATCGCCGTGTTGGCGTCCGCGGCGGCCGTCGAGCCGGAAGGCGTTGGTGTAGACGAAGTGGACATGTGTGCAAGGTTAGGGGAGGTGACCGACAATCTCACCCGGTGCGTTCGTACCGGAACGACCCGGATGCGCCCGCGTGCGCCCCGCCGAGCAGGGGTGCAGATCGGTCCTTCCGGCCTCATGGGGTGGAAAACCGCAGCTCAGGCGCGACACTCCCGATGCGGGCCGGTGGCATGTGCCCCCGGCCCCTGCCGTCACCGAGCGCCGTCGTGCGCCCCCGCTCCGTGGCGCATCTCACGTGCCCGGAGCGTTTCCCGCCTCGTGCCAGGGGGTTGAGCCGTGTGGCCGGGGTCTCATCGGTGTCTCGATGCCGTCGTCGGACTTCACCCCGGGTGCATGTGCCATGCGAACATGGCAGACGCGCCTGACGGGCCGGCGCGTTCCGGCGGCCACCGACGGATGACGGAGTGAACGTGGACACCTCACACACCGTGCGCGACCTGACCGTGAGCGGCGGCGACCCGGCGTGCCGCCCGGTGGAGCTGTGGCGGCCCGGTCCCACGGTACCGAGAAGGGCGCTCGGCGCCCGTCTGCGCGTACTGCGCGAGGAGAGCGGGCTGACCCACACCGAGGCGGGCGCCGCGATCGGGGTGTCACGGTCGAAGATCAGCCGTCTCGAACACGGCCGCACCGGGAGCAAGCAGCGCGACGTGGAGGCCCTGCTGGCGCTCTACGGCGTGGTCGGCGAGGCCGAGCGCAGCGTGGTGCGCACCCTGGCGGAGCAGGCCAACACCCCCGGCTGGTGGCACCGTTACCTCGACCTCGTGCCCTCCTGGCTGCACGACTACCTCGGTGCCGAGCAGGCGGCGGACGTGATCCGTGGCTACGAGGTGCAGTTCGTGCCCGGCCTGCTCCAGACCCCGGCGTACGCGCGGGAGGTCGTACGGCTCGGGCACCCGGACGCGTCCGAGGACGCACTGGACCGGCACGTGGAGTTCCGGATGCGCCGGCAGGAGGTGCTCGACCGGCCGACTCCGCCGCACCTGTGGGTCGTGGTGGACGAGGCGGCGCTGCGCCGCCCCCTCGGTTCGCGGGCCGTGATGCGCGACCAGCTCGACCACCTCGCCCGGATGGCGCGGCGCCCGCACATCACCATCCAGCTCCTGCCGTTCGCCTGCGGGGGCCACCCGGCCCTGTGCGGCTCGGTGACGATGCTGCGGCTGCCCGGCGGCCAACTCCCCGACATGGTCTACCTGGAGCAGCTGACGAGCGCCGTGTACCCGGACAAGCCCGCGGACGTGCACCACTACTGGGACGTGCTCAACCGCCTGGTGGTCCAGGCCGAGCGGGCCTCCCGCACCCCCGAGCTGCTGCGCGCCCTCCGCGACGACCTCTGAGCCGGGCTTCCGCCCCGCCCTCCGCCCCGGCTGCCACGACGGCTGCCGGGGCGGCGCGGCCGTCGTGGGGGCCGGGTCTTCCGCCCCGCCCCCGGGGCGGGCATCGTGGGAGCCGATACGCACCCCCGTGAGGAAGGCCGCACGCCCCATGTCCCCGGAACGCTTCCTGCAGCCGGAGCCCGCTGACGCCGCCGTCCAGGCCCCGGCGTGGCTGTCCGACGCCGTCCTCTACCAGATCTATCCGCAGAGCTTCGCCGACTCCGACGGCGACGGGATCGGCGACTTCGCGGGCATCACCGAGCGACTGGACCATCTCGCCTGGCTCGGCGTGAACACCGTCTGGCTCAATCCCTGCTTCGCCTCGCCGTTCCGCGACGGCGGCTATGACGTGTCCGACTACCTCACCCCCGCGCCCCGCTACGGCACCGTCGACGACCTCGCCAAGCTGGTCGACGCCGCACGGCGGCGGGGCATCCGGGTGCTGCTCGACCTGGTCGCCGGGCACACCTCCGACCAGCACCCCTGGTTCCGGCACGCGCTGGAGGACCCGGCGGACCACCGCTACGTGTGGACCGAGAGCGACCCGGTACCGGCGGGCTTCGCCCCCTCGCCGGGCCCCCGGCCCGGCGCGTACCTGCCCAACTTCTTCGTCTCCCAGCCCGCGCTCAACTTCGGCTACGCGCGCACGCACCCGGACGAGCCGTGGCGTCAGCCCGTCGACGCGGAGGGGCCGCGCGCGAACCGCGCCGCGCTGCGCGAGATCATGGACCACTGGCTGGGTCTGGGACTCTCCGGGTTCCGGGTCGACATGGCCTCCTCCCTGGTGAAGGACGACCCGGAGCACCGGGAGACCGTGAAGCTGTGGCAGGAGCTGCGCGGGTGGCTGGACCGCGCCCACCCGCGCGCGGTGATCCTCAGCGAGTGGGGCGATCCGTCGGTCTCGGTCCCGGCGGGCTTCCACGGCGACTTCTTCCTCCAGTTCGGCGGCCCGTCCAACGGCCTGCCCATGCGATCGCTGTGGAGCAACGGCGGCGGTACCGTCGACACCTCCTGGGACCCGCTGAGCTGCTACTTCCACGCCGACGGCGAAGGCTCCCCGGACCGGTTCACCCATGCCTGGGAGGAAGCGGCCGCCGCCATCGGCGGCGCGGGACACATCGTGCTGCCGACCTCCAACCACGACTTCTCCCGGCTCGCGACTTCGCCGCGCACCCGCGAGGAGCTGCCGGTGGCGTTCGCCTTCCAGATGACGTGGCCGACGCTGCCCGCGATCTACTACGGCGACGAGATCGGCATGCGGTACGTGCCGGGGCTGCCCGACCACGAGGGAAGCGTCCTCGGCCCGCGGTACAACCGAGCGGGCTCCCGCACGCCCATGCAGTGGGACGACGGTGAGAACGCCGGATTCTCCACGGCACCGGCGGACGACCTGTACCTGCCGCTCGACCCGGACCCGGACCGCCCCACGGTCGCCGGGCAGCGCGCGGATGAGGATTCGCTGCTGCACCTGGTGCGCCGGCTGATCGCGCTGCGCCGGTCCACGCCGGAGCTGGGGCCCTCTGGGGCCGTGCGGGTGCTGAACACCGGCTACCCGCTGGTGTACCTGCGCGGGGAGCGCTACCTCGTGGTGGTCAACCCCCGCCGTGAGCCGGTCCGGATGCCGCTGCCCTGCATGCTGCCGCCGGGCACGACCCCGGCCGCGCTGGAGGTCTCCGGCGTGACCGTCACCCCCACCACACTCACCGCGGAGTCCTTCGCCTTCGGCGTCTTCGACCTGGGCGCCGGCACCGGCGTCTGACCGGTGCGCACGGCGACGGGCAGCCGACGGTCACAGCCGGCTGCCCGTCGCCGTCAACGGCGCTTGCCCTTCCGCTTCCCGGAGCCGTACGACGACCAGGCGCCGCGATGCAGGTGGCAGCGTGAGGCGCCCTTCATCGCCAGGTTCTGACAGTTCCCTCCATTCTTCGTCCACGCCCTGCACTTCGACTGTGTACCCATGCCGACCGCCCTTCTCGTGCCCACGACAGGTGTCACATCGTGGGCGCCGGACCCGCCGCCGGGGAGGGCGCAGACCGTGCCGTCGGGGGCGCACCCGGCGCGCGAGCGGCGCCGGATGCGCCCCCGATCGGCGGCCGACCCCGTCAGGAGAAGGTGGCGTTCCAGGTGTCCGGGCCGACGACGCCGTCGACGGTCAGACCCTTGCGGCCCTGCAGTGTGCGGCAGGCGCTCTCGGAGGCCGGCCCGTACTGGGAGTCGACGCCCAGGCTGAAGCCGTGTGCACTGTTCATCTTCGACTGCCAGGTCGCGACGCTCGGGTGGTTGAAGATCGGCGGCTGGGTGAAGTACACGCCCGGCCAGGACGGCGTGCCGCCGCCTCCGCCCGGGTTGAGCGTGCCGTCCAGCACCAGCGGATAGAGGTTGCCGGGGCAGGCGGTGGCCTTGTGGTCCTGGTGGCCGTTGACCGCGCCGGCCGCGCCGCCCTGGTTCCGCAGCCGCGTAATGGCGTGGTGGAAGGCGTCGATCAGACCGCTGGTGATGCTGTCGTAGTTCGACGAGCTGCCCCCGACGAGGCCGCACACCGCGTACCAGTTCTGGTTGCCGGAGGTGGTGCCGTTGGCGGCGGTGCGGACGTTCTC encodes the following:
- a CDS encoding MFS transporter, producing MTTLGPPPRTREAEAEDGRAARDVEAAGRIPGGRTALLPRPRQPRADTTSAARTAVAAPPATVAGRVARWLRHPVGAALLFGSVLHLLWLWLIANGGGDLAAQDAWAEFVGQHPLSAYNLAWYGGMHPVSYSVISPYLMAVVGVRPTLIASGVLSGGLLAWLLMRSRAVRHPLVPALWGAFAFACNAASGRVTYALGTFFALGAVAVVWAWPVRWRDRRALRGGLALVLSALATGGSPVAGLFLEVVAGALILRGRWRPALALGLPLPLVVGVSALLFPFTGVQPMPWVSVAFPLVTTAAVRLLAPREWRTVRRGAEIYLVGILLTWAIPSQVGSNVERLAQIFGGVVLLALLPRFRTGRSAVRGRRFTALVCAFVVTAGFQIGKPVWDVVHTRPEAAWAHSLAPLLHQLQQVDADRGRVEVVPVRSHREASALAPYVNLARGWNRQADAERNPLFYEEGAFSADGYHDWLRRWAVRYVVLPLSDTPDVAAREEARLVRSDPAFLEPVWQDENWQLYRVTDPLPLASAPATSAEAGAGEVTLTVREPGAVLVRVPWSPWLGLVNRDGDRIAPPGGFGRNVNGCLRPANPRPVQSPPEAAPGAHAPGPGSVPDRNAPGNAPAPEDGDALGVLASGEYDERRTDHWTVLEAPRAGTYRIAAPYRLPRGTPCPASSADAPRDRP
- a CDS encoding ATP-dependent DNA ligase translates to MLLADIARTSLAVAATSARTEKVALLAELFRTADPAEAPVTITYLAGRLPQRRTGIGWRTLVDRPAPAKTPTLTLGEVNRALDRIALVSGKGSQHERRRLLGELLGRATAAEQDFLVRLIGGELRQGALDAFAVEALAVAVGADAAEVRRAVMLGGSLGSVARALLEGGPAALADFRLEVGRPVQPMLAQSAKDVDEALDRLGPSAVEEKLDGIRVQVHIDHEGEDPREPAHPVRVRPEGRQGPVVRVWTRTLDEITDRLPEVVAAAADLPVTRAVLDGEVVARDADGRPRPFQETSGRVGSRLDVAGAQASLPVSVAFFDLLSLDDRSLLDLPVRERHAELARVVPEALRVRRTAVEDAGESGQAHARAFAEEALARGQEGVVLKALDSAYSAGRRGASWLKVKPVHTLDLVVLGAEWGHGRRTGRLSNLHLGARRADGTFTMLGKTFKGLTDALLAWQTTRLRELTVSEEPWGVLVRPELVVEIAYDGVQRSSRYPAGVTLRFARVVRYREDKRPDDADTIDTVLAALRP
- a CDS encoding SAM-dependent methyltransferase, whose protein sequence is MRQENRTVLSEVDVNVPSVARMYDYYLGGKDNYAVDRAAVAELDKVVPSTRPLAINNRRFLQRVVRVLAEDYGVRQFLDHGSGLPTQDNVHQVAQGIDPKSHVVYVDDDPIVLAHGRALLQEDDRTVVIQADMRRTDQIFAHEEVKRLIDLSQPVAALFVSVMHCIPDPGPEELVKQITERLPSGSFVVINQLVSENKETRDFVTNFMDETTQGHWGRVREPHEVERYFDGLQVLEPGLGRINHWRQDSELVLQEPDTGDWYEFGGVARIP
- a CDS encoding helix-turn-helix transcriptional regulator; this encodes MAAQPEPESRSSVRRILDHPRGGPTILRIVLGTQLRRLRETAGISREAAGDAIRGSHAKISRLELGRTGYKDRDVADLLALYGVHDAEEVENFLALARQASVPGWWNKYSDVLPSWFEQLIGLEEAASVIRTYEVQFVPGLLQTPEYARAVTRLGHPRASEADIERRVRLRMERQNALESEFGPKLWAVVDEAALRRPLGSEPEVMRDQIEHLLKMGSRRNITLQIAPFSIGGLSAAGGPVTILRFLEPDLPDVVYLEQLTTALYLDKQDEVENYMVVMDRLCATAETPTRSTAFLRELREEF
- a CDS encoding DUF397 domain-containing protein; translated protein: MHIDHAMQDPRLRHVTWRKSRRSNPSGNCVELAELADGGVAVRNSRFPTGPALLYTPAEITAFIQGAKDGDFDDLLDAGA
- a CDS encoding PP2C family protein-serine/threonine phosphatase, whose product is MAAVAVIDLTAGPGVGFLPLIALGPAFAGLAGSMRRTGAISVLAMGLCLTLGLYNGQFGDRRGSTALLGVAGVSAAGLLATAGRKRREAELASVRSIAEVAQRVLLRPVPLSVGPLRIAVSYTSAVAEARIGGDLYEVVTSPRGVRVIVGDVQGKGLEAVETAAVVLGAFREAAYDEVDLVTVGARLERALGRHLSDEKFVTAVLAELSDDTATLLDFGHPPPLLVRHDGGVEYVEVPDPAPPLGLGSLAKEEPLPYAQPFAPGDQLLFYTDGVTEARDPDNRFYPLAERAGLLKDPNPQTALDAIREDLVAHVERPLRDDAAMLLLRHRTRGDVCSPRA